From the genome of Thermoflexus hugenholtzii, one region includes:
- the mutS gene encoding DNA mismatch repair protein MutS: MEDLTPIRRQYLDLKRQHPDAILFFRLGDFYETFDADAEIVARELDLVLTSRPVGKGQRVPLAGVPAHALEAYLARLVERGYRVAIAEQVGEPVNGLMPRRVVRVVTPGTALEPTLLEERAPSYLAAWVEEAEGIGLAYCDVSTGQFAATQWTGPEARREAEAEWLRLSPRECLYPATPGEPAAPPLPSAGEIACAFTPFPAHRFALGAARTALLEHFRVASLHAFGLEDQPFALRAAGAILQYLQETRPEALSLLVSLETYSTARYMLLDPATRRNLELLEGASGGGRRGSLLSVLDFTRTPMGGRLLRTWLSQPLRDRAAIEARLDQVEAFVEDPIARDRLAAHLRGFPDLERLAGRIGSGLASPRDLAALRRALTALPEIQGLLRRMDGPHAGAVRPLADRLEPLPELLEQLNRALVDDPPATLAEGGVIRPGFSEELDRWRSIAREAQAWLAELEQRERERTGIRSLKVGYNKVFGYYIEVSKSAARSVPSDYIRKQTLVNAERFITPELKEYETQVLNAAARQAELEAELFRDLCRRIGEELPRLRAVAQALAHLDAVAGLAEAAARHRYVRPELTEEDVLEIRGGRHPVVEQALAGRFVPNDVVLDAEGRILILTGPNMAGKSTLLRQVALIVLMAQVGSFVPADRVRLRPVDRIFTRIGAHDELAAGRSTFMVEMNETAYILHQATSDSLVVLDEIGRGTSTYDGLAIAWAVAEHLHNHPKRRPKVLFATHYHELTALAAYLPRVRNAHMAVAEVEGRIVFLYQVRPGGADRSYGIHVAELAGLPRPVIRRARELLRRLERGEPAVQRKAPPAAPLPLFAEHPAVQALRNLDPDSLSPLEALHKLYELKGMVEGSPRAGPSGEGGPEGGLG, from the coding sequence GTGGAGGATCTCACCCCCATCCGGCGTCAGTATCTGGATCTGAAACGCCAGCATCCGGACGCCATCCTGTTTTTCCGGCTCGGCGATTTCTACGAGACCTTCGATGCGGATGCGGAGATCGTCGCCCGGGAGCTGGATCTGGTGCTCACCTCCCGGCCGGTTGGGAAGGGGCAACGGGTGCCCCTGGCCGGCGTCCCGGCTCATGCCCTGGAGGCTTACCTCGCCCGGCTGGTGGAGCGGGGCTACCGGGTGGCCATCGCGGAGCAGGTCGGCGAACCGGTGAACGGCCTGATGCCCCGCCGCGTGGTCCGGGTGGTGACCCCGGGCACCGCCCTGGAGCCGACGTTGCTGGAGGAGCGGGCGCCGAGCTATCTGGCGGCGTGGGTCGAGGAGGCGGAGGGGATCGGCCTGGCCTATTGCGATGTGAGCACAGGGCAGTTCGCGGCCACTCAGTGGACGGGCCCGGAGGCCCGGCGGGAGGCAGAGGCCGAGTGGCTGCGCCTCTCTCCCCGGGAATGTCTGTATCCCGCGACGCCGGGGGAGCCCGCCGCGCCGCCGTTGCCCTCAGCCGGAGAGATCGCCTGCGCCTTCACGCCGTTCCCGGCTCATCGCTTCGCGCTCGGGGCGGCGCGCACCGCGTTGCTGGAGCACTTCCGGGTGGCCTCGCTGCACGCCTTCGGCCTGGAGGATCAACCCTTCGCCCTCCGGGCCGCGGGGGCGATCCTCCAGTATCTCCAGGAGACCCGTCCGGAGGCGCTTTCGCTGCTGGTCTCCCTCGAGACCTATTCCACCGCCCGCTATATGCTCCTGGACCCGGCCACCCGGCGGAACCTGGAGCTGCTGGAAGGCGCCTCGGGGGGCGGCCGGCGGGGATCCCTCCTTTCGGTCCTGGATTTCACCCGCACGCCGATGGGGGGACGACTGTTGCGGACCTGGCTCTCGCAACCCCTGCGGGATCGGGCCGCCATCGAGGCCCGTCTGGATCAGGTGGAGGCCTTCGTCGAGGACCCCATCGCCCGGGATCGGCTGGCGGCGCACCTGCGCGGGTTCCCCGATCTGGAGCGCCTGGCCGGGCGGATCGGGAGCGGGCTCGCCTCCCCTCGAGATCTGGCGGCGTTGCGCCGGGCCCTCACCGCGTTGCCGGAGATCCAGGGCCTCCTCCGCCGGATGGACGGCCCGCACGCCGGGGCCGTTCGACCTCTGGCCGACCGCCTGGAGCCCCTTCCGGAGCTCCTCGAGCAGCTGAACCGGGCCCTGGTGGACGATCCGCCGGCGACGCTTGCGGAGGGCGGGGTGATCCGTCCCGGGTTCTCCGAGGAGCTGGACCGCTGGCGGTCCATCGCCCGGGAGGCCCAGGCGTGGCTGGCGGAGCTGGAGCAACGGGAGCGGGAGCGGACCGGCATCCGGTCCCTCAAGGTCGGCTACAACAAGGTGTTCGGGTATTACATCGAGGTCTCGAAGTCGGCGGCCCGTTCGGTGCCTTCGGACTACATCCGCAAGCAGACGCTGGTCAACGCCGAGCGGTTCATCACGCCGGAGTTGAAGGAATATGAGACGCAGGTCCTGAACGCCGCGGCCCGCCAGGCGGAGCTGGAGGCCGAGCTGTTTCGGGATCTCTGCCGCCGAATCGGGGAGGAGCTCCCTCGCCTACGCGCCGTCGCCCAGGCCCTGGCCCACCTGGATGCGGTGGCCGGTCTGGCGGAGGCCGCCGCCCGGCATCGCTACGTCCGCCCCGAGCTGACCGAGGAGGACGTCCTGGAGATCCGGGGCGGACGGCACCCGGTGGTGGAGCAGGCCCTGGCCGGGCGCTTCGTCCCCAACGACGTCGTGCTGGACGCGGAGGGTCGCATCCTGATCCTGACCGGCCCGAACATGGCCGGCAAGAGCACCCTGCTGCGCCAGGTGGCCCTGATCGTGTTGATGGCCCAGGTGGGCTCCTTTGTGCCCGCGGATCGGGTCCGGTTGCGGCCGGTGGATCGGATCTTCACCCGCATCGGGGCCCACGATGAGCTGGCGGCAGGCCGTTCGACGTTCATGGTCGAGATGAACGAGACAGCCTATATCCTGCATCAGGCCACGTCGGACAGCCTGGTGGTTCTGGATGAGATCGGGCGGGGGACCAGCACGTATGATGGGCTGGCCATCGCCTGGGCGGTGGCGGAGCATCTGCACAACCATCCGAAGCGGCGGCCCAAGGTGCTGTTCGCCACGCATTATCATGAGCTGACCGCCCTGGCAGCGTATCTCCCTCGGGTTCGGAACGCGCACATGGCGGTGGCGGAGGTGGAGGGCCGCATCGTCTTCCTGTATCAGGTGCGGCCCGGCGGCGCGGATCGGAGCTACGGGATCCACGTGGCGGAGCTGGCGGGGTTGCCCCGGCCGGTGATCCGGCGGGCGCGGGAGCTGTTACGCCGGCTGGAGCGCGGGGAACCGGCCGTTCAGCGCAAGGCGCCCCCTGCTGCGCCCCTGCCCCTCTTCGCGGAGCATCCCGCGGTCCAGGCCCTGCGGAACCTGGACCCGGATTCCCTTTCCCCGCTGGAGGCGCTCCACAAACTGTATGAGCTGAAAGGGATGGTGGAGGGATCCCCTCGCGCGGGCCCCTCGGGAGAAGGGGGGCCGGAAGGAGGTTTGGGATGA
- a CDS encoding DUF3524 domain-containing protein, whose amino-acid sequence MEIWILDPCGTGERRAWAEGWAQHSRHRIRRLALPPDPLPPDPARGRERALALARRVRRALTGSAAPDPTRLPAGRPHLLLALDGMDVAVFREATVDLLEGIPLWIYWHDSALGRRRLSDPSRAALETSSARAADRLLFNAEGHRQRFLTALQAIDPAAAAMGIARSATLPPGFSFPPSPPQRTAPEATGWFLWIFRGDPEALDRLVDAMGPAAAKGIDFRLITLSEDPPQAARALERLPRALRARLLGILHPEDPEVDRWAARSHALLETDPETRSPIRTMTFAARGIPPWVPEGSVLAELLPGLSAWRDGRELAEWIEAERKGSISSWSGIPTRRSPFWLEGLRPYAWPALAARYDTSVADGEADGVA is encoded by the coding sequence ATGGAGATCTGGATCCTGGATCCTTGCGGGACGGGGGAGCGGCGGGCCTGGGCGGAGGGGTGGGCCCAGCATAGCCGGCACCGAATCCGCCGGCTCGCCCTCCCCCCGGATCCGCTCCCGCCCGACCCCGCCCGCGGGCGGGAGCGAGCCCTGGCCCTCGCCCGCCGCGTCCGCCGCGCCCTTACCGGATCCGCCGCCCCCGATCCGACCCGCCTGCCCGCCGGCCGCCCTCACCTCCTCCTGGCCCTGGATGGGATGGACGTGGCCGTCTTCCGGGAAGCGACCGTCGATCTTCTGGAGGGGATCCCCCTCTGGATCTACTGGCACGACAGCGCGCTCGGGCGGCGGCGCTTATCGGATCCCAGCCGCGCGGCCCTGGAGACGTCGTCCGCCCGCGCCGCAGATCGTCTGCTCTTCAACGCGGAGGGGCACCGCCAGCGCTTCCTAACTGCTCTACAGGCCATCGATCCAGCCGCGGCCGCCATGGGGATAGCCCGCTCCGCCACGCTCCCGCCCGGCTTCTCTTTCCCTCCCTCGCCTCCCCAGCGAACGGCCCCCGAGGCCACGGGATGGTTCCTCTGGATCTTCCGAGGCGATCCGGAGGCCCTCGATCGCCTCGTGGACGCCATGGGGCCGGCGGCGGCGAAAGGGATCGACTTCCGCCTGATCACGCTGAGCGAAGACCCGCCCCAAGCGGCCCGCGCCCTCGAGCGGCTCCCCCGCGCCCTTCGGGCTCGCCTGCTCGGGATCCTTCACCCGGAGGACCCTGAGGTCGACCGCTGGGCCGCTCGAAGCCACGCCCTCCTGGAAACGGACCCGGAGACCCGCTCCCCCATCCGGACCATGACCTTCGCCGCCCGAGGGATCCCTCCCTGGGTTCCCGAGGGGTCCGTGCTGGCGGAGCTGTTGCCCGGATTGTCCGCGTGGCGAGACGGGAGGGAACTGGCGGAATGGATCGAGGCGGAACGAAAGGGTTCGATATCCAGCTGGTCCGGGATCCCCACCCGCCGGTCCCCTTTCTGGCTGGAAGGCCTTCGGCCCTATGCGTGGCCTGCCCTCGCCGCCCGCTATGATACGTCCGTGGCCGATGGAGAAGCAGATGGAGTGGCCTGA
- a CDS encoding HD domain-containing protein encodes MSKVRVPRRRISYRDHGVVIEIAPDYQQLAEQADATIRRILADYPRAARLYERIVRDPRASACWDLSNYMAVYKLNYNDHGPVHARVATAAAMQMMQLLVRHEVPMDVVTSGAGELDDAFLVVMAAEMLHDIGNMVHRVGHIEYGVFLAAQLLSRWLPEIYPDPEQEQLIAGFILSCIASHDGSPPPLTVEASVVAIADGTDMTKGRGRAAFDLGKVDIHSVSALAVDAVEIRDGGDLPIEIAVYLSNSAGIFQVQEILARKVVVTPLKDRVRIVVCARPETPLVDQRIIQKVVFENGRFQVAQD; translated from the coding sequence ATGAGCAAGGTGCGGGTGCCGCGGCGTCGCATCTCCTATCGGGATCACGGGGTGGTCATCGAGATCGCCCCTGACTATCAGCAGCTGGCGGAGCAGGCCGACGCCACCATCCGCCGGATCCTGGCGGATTATCCGCGGGCCGCTCGCCTCTATGAGCGCATCGTCCGGGATCCGCGGGCCTCGGCGTGCTGGGATCTTTCGAACTACATGGCCGTTTACAAGCTCAACTACAACGACCACGGGCCGGTCCACGCCCGGGTGGCCACGGCCGCGGCGATGCAGATGATGCAGCTGCTGGTGCGCCACGAGGTTCCCATGGATGTCGTGACGTCGGGGGCGGGCGAGCTGGACGACGCCTTCCTGGTGGTGATGGCGGCGGAGATGTTGCACGACATCGGGAACATGGTGCATCGGGTCGGGCACATCGAATATGGAGTGTTCCTGGCCGCCCAGCTGCTCTCCCGCTGGCTACCGGAGATCTACCCGGATCCTGAGCAGGAGCAGCTGATCGCCGGGTTCATCCTCTCGTGCATCGCCAGCCACGACGGCTCCCCGCCGCCGCTGACAGTGGAGGCTTCGGTGGTGGCCATCGCCGACGGCACGGATATGACCAAGGGGCGGGGGCGGGCGGCCTTCGATCTGGGGAAGGTGGACATCCACTCGGTGTCCGCGTTGGCCGTGGATGCGGTGGAGATCCGGGACGGAGGGGATCTGCCCATCGAGATCGCGGTCTACCTGAGCAACTCGGCGGGGATCTTCCAGGTTCAGGAGATCCTGGCCCGCAAGGTGGTGGTGACGCCGTTGAAGGATCGAGTGCGGATCGTGGTGTGCGCCCGCCCCGAGACGCCGCTGGTCGATCAGCGGATCATCCAGAAGGTGGTCTTTGAGAACGGTCGCTTTCAGGTGGCCCAGGACTGA
- the nuoK gene encoding NADH-quinone oxidoreductase subunit NuoK, giving the protein MIPLTWYLLVAAALFCIGVYGVLARRNAIAILMAIELMLNAVNLSLVAFWRYLHPERTVGQAFALFVLVVAAAEAAAGLALIISIYRNRETVDVENIDLLRG; this is encoded by the coding sequence ATGATCCCCTTGACCTGGTATCTGCTGGTGGCAGCGGCGCTGTTCTGTATCGGCGTGTATGGGGTCCTGGCGCGGCGCAACGCCATCGCGATCCTGATGGCCATCGAGCTCATGCTCAACGCGGTGAACCTCAGCCTGGTCGCCTTCTGGCGCTACCTGCACCCGGAGCGAACGGTGGGGCAGGCCTTCGCCCTCTTCGTGCTGGTGGTGGCGGCGGCGGAGGCGGCCGCCGGCCTGGCGCTGATCATCAGCATCTACCGGAACCGCGAGACGGTCGACGTGGAGAACATCGACCTCCTCAGGGGTTAA
- the nuoH gene encoding NADH-quinone oxidoreductase subunit NuoH, with protein MGQIYDFIYNLLPYLGMWLHGFLRSLGLSEEAMFLVVGLIKAFLLVNFGLIGFAILTYVERKIVARFQDRLGPNVAGPYGILQPVADGIKLLTKEDTMPAGADRWVYNLAPLIIATCALAPLVVIPFGPGAIGADLHIGVLYALAVGAGALVGVLMAGWGSNNKYALLGAFRAVAQLISYEIPSVLSVVIVVMIAGTMSTVGIVQAQDVPYLFVLPVAALVFLLSGVAEVGRTPFDLLEAESEIVAGFHIEYSGMKFALVFLGEFVHALVVSALFAVLFLGGWRGPWLPPYLWMLIKMSVGIFLFFWLRATLPRIRIDQMLNLNWKFLTPLMILNLIGVALVDRGLRAAGVSGGMWAAGLFLFNVAMLIGALALPGYLGRRARMAALAAEAEAEAVEAPVAAH; from the coding sequence ATGGGACAGATCTACGATTTCATCTATAACCTGCTGCCCTATCTGGGGATGTGGCTGCATGGGTTCCTGCGGAGCCTGGGCCTCTCGGAGGAGGCCATGTTTCTGGTGGTGGGCCTGATCAAGGCGTTCCTGCTGGTCAACTTCGGCCTCATCGGGTTTGCCATCCTCACCTACGTGGAGCGCAAGATCGTCGCCCGCTTCCAGGACCGGCTGGGGCCGAACGTGGCGGGCCCGTATGGGATCCTGCAGCCGGTGGCCGATGGGATCAAGCTGCTGACGAAAGAGGACACCATGCCGGCGGGGGCGGATCGCTGGGTTTACAACCTGGCGCCGCTGATCATCGCCACATGCGCTCTGGCGCCGCTGGTGGTGATCCCCTTCGGCCCGGGGGCCATCGGGGCCGACCTCCACATCGGCGTCCTTTACGCTCTGGCGGTGGGGGCGGGGGCCCTGGTGGGGGTGCTGATGGCCGGTTGGGGCAGCAACAACAAATACGCCCTGTTGGGCGCCTTCCGGGCGGTGGCCCAGCTGATCAGCTATGAGATCCCCTCGGTGCTCAGCGTGGTCATCGTGGTCATGATCGCGGGGACCATGTCCACCGTGGGGATCGTGCAGGCCCAGGATGTGCCGTATCTCTTCGTGCTCCCCGTGGCGGCGCTGGTGTTCCTCCTCTCCGGCGTGGCGGAGGTGGGCCGCACGCCTTTCGATCTGCTGGAGGCCGAGTCGGAGATCGTGGCCGGCTTCCACATCGAATACAGCGGCATGAAGTTCGCCTTAGTCTTCCTGGGCGAGTTCGTCCACGCCCTGGTGGTCTCCGCCCTCTTCGCCGTCCTCTTCCTGGGCGGCTGGCGGGGGCCGTGGCTCCCACCTTATCTGTGGATGCTCATCAAGATGAGCGTAGGGATCTTCCTTTTCTTCTGGTTGCGGGCTACGCTTCCTCGGATTCGGATCGATCAGATGTTGAACCTGAACTGGAAGTTCCTGACGCCCCTCATGATCCTGAATCTGATCGGGGTGGCGCTGGTGGACAGGGGCCTGCGGGCGGCGGGGGTGAGCGGCGGGATGTGGGCGGCCGGTCTCTTCCTGTTCAATGTGGCGATGCTGATCGGGGCGCTGGCCCTGCCGGGGTATCTGGGGCGCCGGGCCCGGATGGCGGCGCTGGCAGCGGAGGCGGAAGCGGAAGCCGTTGAGGCCCCTGTGGCGGCGCATTGA
- a CDS encoding NADH-quinone oxidoreductase subunit J: MTLIQAVFILFAALTLGAGLMTVLSRHLFHAVLYLILSLVGVAGLFILLEAEFLAGVQVLIYIGAISILIIFAVMLTRGMARNPGPPLNNQSLAAAVIAGLFFILLAPVLAGFPWPTAASGVPADAIEALGRSLVDPNQFALPFELASVMILAALIGAIFIAREKR, translated from the coding sequence ATGACGCTGATCCAGGCGGTTTTCATCCTGTTTGCGGCCCTGACCCTGGGGGCGGGCCTGATGACCGTCCTCAGCCGGCATCTGTTTCACGCCGTGCTCTATCTGATCCTCTCGCTGGTGGGGGTGGCGGGCCTCTTCATCCTGCTGGAGGCAGAGTTCCTGGCCGGGGTGCAGGTCTTGATCTACATCGGGGCCATCTCCATTCTGATCATCTTCGCCGTCATGCTCACCCGGGGGATGGCCCGGAACCCGGGCCCGCCTTTGAACAACCAGAGCCTGGCCGCCGCGGTGATCGCCGGGCTCTTTTTCATCCTGCTGGCCCCGGTGCTGGCCGGGTTCCCATGGCCGACGGCTGCCTCCGGGGTGCCGGCGGACGCCATCGAGGCCCTGGGACGCTCCCTGGTGGACCCGAACCAGTTCGCCCTGCCCTTTGAGCTGGCCTCGGTGATGATCCTGGCGGCGCTGATCGGGGCGATCTTCATCGCCCGGGAGAAGCGTTGA
- a CDS encoding NADH-quinone oxidoreductase subunit A, protein MYLLLSLALLGATLLLWWALRPKKPNPLKLEAYECGVQTVGDTWVQFRAQYYIFALIFVLFDVEAVFLFPWAVAYNQLGLYAVIEMALFLLLLLSGLLYAWRKGALEWV, encoded by the coding sequence TTGTATCTCTTGCTCTCCCTGGCCCTTCTGGGAGCCACCTTGCTCCTCTGGTGGGCGCTACGGCCCAAGAAGCCAAACCCCCTCAAGCTTGAGGCCTATGAATGCGGCGTACAGACGGTCGGGGATACCTGGGTGCAGTTCCGCGCCCAGTATTACATCTTCGCCCTCATCTTCGTCCTCTTCGATGTGGAGGCGGTGTTCCTCTTCCCGTGGGCTGTGGCTTACAACCAGCTGGGTCTGTATGCCGTGATCGAGATGGCCCTCTTCCTGCTGCTGCTTCTAAGCGGCTTGCTGTATGCCTGGCGGAAGGGCGCGCTGGAGTGGGTGTGA